Within Coregonus clupeaformis isolate EN_2021a chromosome 20, ASM2061545v1, whole genome shotgun sequence, the genomic segment ACCATACCTGTACTTCCTGGAGGTGATGAGAAGGCGATATTGCTCCCTGCTGTCGTCCAGCTCTGTCTGCATCCGGAACGTCACTCCCTGGAAGTCTGGGTCCCCAACATCCACACTCCGGCTGGGATTGGGCTGCTTCCTCGGGGCCTTGGTGGTCCTCCACATGGGGTtagatggagagggagactggGGGGCTGGGGGGAGAGTGTCCATGTCATCCTCCATGTCCATGCAGCTTTGGGTGAGGTCCAATGGATAGTCTGTAATAAGACTGGCATCTTGTATTATGTCTGTGTCCTCTTCCATGCAGAGTTCATTGAGCTCTGCTTTGCTGCCTGGAAAAATGGCATCTTGAACTGACTTTGCGTTCACACTCACAGACCCTGCTTCACTGTTCAATATGAGCAACATAGTACGAGGGGAGTTTGGGGGTGGTGGCATGTCTTCCTTGGGGTCAAAGGTGAAACATATGTTTGAGTTGAAGTCCACGGTCATGTCAAGGTTCAGCTCTTCTGGGCCTGGATGTATGCATGTCATGGTGTCTATGGAGGGAGATGATAGACTTGCTGCATCCTTAATTGTAGCTACTTTGTGGTCAAGCGGTTGACCAAATAGGTTTATATATGATACAGATGGATGTTTAACTGATACTTTGTATTTTGCCTCAGGACGGGCCTCCTTCTGTGTGTTGTCTTCTTTGACTAAGGCACAGAGGACCTTTCTGCTTTCTTCACTCACAGACAATCCATCACCGCCAAGACAAAACGTGACTCCTGTGTCTTTGTTCATCACAACCTCAGATTCTGAATCTCCCACACCAGGTTTAGTGTTGTAGCTGCCATTGACATCCGGTGATGTCTGAGAATTGGTACCTGGACTTGTGGGTGAGCAATCACCACCTCCACCCATCTCACCAATCTCTCCCCTGGACCTGTCATGAGGATGGGGAAAATCCCCCCTGGTACTGACTAGAGTGGGGCAGACAGGGACTGTGTTCTTACTGCACCCCACACCTTCAGTAGGATGATCGTCAGAGTCTATAGGAACCAACTGAGCCCTAGCTGAGGCCCCCTCCTCTTGGTCGTCTGAATGGAGGAGTCTCTCACACTGCATGTTGATCAGACTCATCAACTCCCATGGACTGCTGCTACTATGACGGCTGGGCAGGACTGAGTTTGTATGGCTCCTATGTTGTTTTAAGTCATCTTTTCGCTGGTTATGAAGGCTCGTAAGAGAGGAATTGTGCTGAGGAGGATAAGGCCTATGATCAGACACTTGATCCTTTTTAGACCCTTCATTTGATACAGGTGTACTAGGCTTTAAGTCTATGGAGTGGTTGTGGAGTGGGGTGGGAGTTGCTAACTTGGTGGCTTCTTGGATGAGGTAGAGGATGGTGGACTGGGTCAcctgaagaagaagaaaaggaagaagaagaagactcaaCCACACACTGAGTTAATATTGACCCactcacacagcacacacacctgCGGACCCTCCTGGGTGTCCGGATCTTCCATGGTCCCTTGGCTGCCTGGTCTGTAGGTGGCTGCCTGGTCTGTAGGTGGCTGCCTGGTCTGTAGGTGGCTGCCTGGTCTGTAGGTGGCTGCCTGGTCTGTAGGTGGCTGCCTGGTCTGTAGGTGGCTGCCTGGTCTGTAGGTGGCTGCTGTGCTCATGTTGATGTGCCCATCTTGTGGAAAGGAAACAATTGGACAGTGTTTACTATACTATTAAGTGACAATATAGGTTTGAATggaaatactgtatgttttattgTTAAAGTAGAATTATAGTTATCAGCTGAATATATATACACTtcctaaataaaaacaaatacttaCAAATTACAATAAGTGATTAAACATTATACTTGATTTCATTATACTCTGTGGTGGAAAAGtacccaactgtcatacttgagtaaaagtaaagataccttaatagaaaattactcaagtaaaagtgaaagtcacacagtaaaatactacttgcgTAAAAGTCTTAAAgatatttggtttgaaatatatttaagtatcaaaagtaaaagtatacataatttcaaattgcttatattaagcaaaccagacggcacaattgtaTTTTTGTAAATTGCttgcggatagccaggggcacactccatactcggacataatttacaaacgaagcatttgggTTTAGTGAGTCTGTCAGATCAGATGCAGTAGGCATGACCAGGGATAAGtacgtgaatttgacaattttcctgtcctgctaagcataaaAAATGTAACTAAtatttttgggtgtcagggaaactgtatggagtaaaaagtacattattttctttaggaatgtagtgaagtaaaagtaaaagtagtcaaaaatataaatagtaaagtacagatacacaaaaaaactacttaagtagtactttaaaaccACTGATTATACTGTCATAATTCAAGTTAAAAAGATTGTTACGTAGCCTGTTAGTAGTTACTAACTTCTAGAACAGTCGGAATTAGCTGTTAAAATCAAACTACCTTCGTGAGCAGAGCTAGAATTAATGGCCCAACAAAACTTGAAAGTCTTTAGCAAATAATGAGTAAgcctacaatgacattctaacTAACGTATACGATATAGCCTATTGATACACACTTACTTTGTCAAATTGTATCAATTTCTCCTCAAAATGTAACCATCTGCGTTCTAGTATTTGATAGATGTCCTGAATGAGGATGAAATATCTTGCTCGAGCTCACTGCTCAGTCTGAGGGCAAGCAGAGCCCGTGCGTTTGAATACGATCTTTTCTGCCACGCAAGATCTCAAGATTCCCATACCCTACCTTAGAAAGTATCAAGTATTTAAATAAAACATCGTATTATATGAGATCCCTGTGATCGATCGGATTAAATAGTTCTTGAAACTATTGAGATCAATCTTTTGACAATGTAATGCGCTAATCATGTCGGCGATCACCGTGCAATCTCTTACCAAGGCGATCAGGGCCCACATGCAGACTCACCCTTGGTTTTCTCACCGAATCTGTCTTCTTGAGAGAAATTACAATCATTTCTCCCCCAATTTGATCACTAGCTTCAGGAAATTGATAGTCACGTTGCCACAATGCACTTGTTGTTGGGCCTACAggatgccacagatgtctgtgATTGAAGTTGATTGGCCTGCATAAACACATAAAAGTGTGGGTTGACTTGCGTTCTGGATTTTCCCGGAATTGTCGACCTTGTGGCGCCTGTTTCTTCTGTATAtatcattttttttgttttacagccAGGCAAATAGGCTTACTAGTAGTAGGTATAGGCTACTAATGCTTTGCAAGAATAGTCATCCATTACAAAACACGTGAAGTGAGGTTATTGGTACAAATTGTAGCCCTGCTGTTGAGTGAGACTTGTGATGCTTTATCTTGAACCATTTAAAATTCTTTACCCACAAAACAAATAAAATGCATCAGTATTTAGCAGTGACACATTGgctgtttagacaggcagcccaattctgatatttctttcaCTCATTTGTCTTTTGACCCATCAGATCAGCTCGGGAAATGATCAGATGTGATGGGTCAAAAGCCCAGTTAGTTCGGAaaatatctgaattgggctgcctaaACGCAACCATTTTATCAGTGGTATTCAACTTCAGTCCTCAAAGGGCCAGAGGTGGTTTTGACCTAGTATGATATTAATTGGTCGATTATACAATTGGTTTCCCTTTCCTGGGTGTTGAGGTTTAAAACTGCTCTCAAGGACTGGCGTTGAATACTGCACTTGTGTTCAATTGCCTtcagtgtggtttttaaaaagcaTAGGGTTTAAGACAAACTAGTACAaactttttgtatttttattgtaCAAATTAAAATAAACTTGCTAATTTGAGATATACCATAT encodes:
- the zglp1 gene encoding GATA-type zinc finger protein 1 isoform X2; this translates as MSTAATYRPGSHLQTRQPPTDQAATYRPGSHLQTRQPPTDQAATYRPGSQGTMEDPDTQEGPQVTQSTILYLIQEATKLATPTPLHNHSIDLKPSTPVSNEGSKKDQVSDHRPYPPQHNSSLTSLHNQRKDDLKQHRSHTNSVLPSRHSSSSPWELMSLINMQCERLLHSDDQEEGASARAQLVPIDSDDHPTEGVGCSKNTVPVCPTLVSTRGDFPHPHDRSRGEIGEMGGGGDCSPTSPGTNSQTSPDVNGSYNTKPGVGDSESEVVMNKDTGVTFCLGGDGLSVSEESRKVLCALVKEDNTQKEARPEAKYKVSVKHPSVSYINLFGQPLDHKVATIKDAASLSSPSIDTMTCIHPGPEELNLDMTVDFNSNICFTFDPKEDMPPPPNSPRTMLLILNSEAGSVSVNAKSVQDAIFPGSKAELNELCMEEDTDIIQDASLITDYPLDLTQSCMDMEDDMDTLPPAPQSPSPSNPMWRTTKAPRKQPNPSRSVDVGDPDFQGVTFRMQTELDDSREQYRLLITSRKYSEEPSSGPTRRSPRAGRSRSSQSSMRTSSSEESDPSSKNKICASCCTRKTPLWRDAEDGTPLCNACGIRYKKYKVRCLQCWHIPRKEGNSNSRCFKCGNLLRLATSHRKHST
- the zglp1 gene encoding GATA-type zinc finger protein 1 isoform X1; the protein is MCLCRPINFNHRHLWHPVGPTTSALWQRDYQFPEASDQIGGEMIVISLKKTDSVRKPRVSLHVGPDRLDGHINMSTAATYRPGSHLQTRQPPTDQAATYRPGSHLQTRQPPTDQAATYRPGSQGTMEDPDTQEGPQVTQSTILYLIQEATKLATPTPLHNHSIDLKPSTPVSNEGSKKDQVSDHRPYPPQHNSSLTSLHNQRKDDLKQHRSHTNSVLPSRHSSSSPWELMSLINMQCERLLHSDDQEEGASARAQLVPIDSDDHPTEGVGCSKNTVPVCPTLVSTRGDFPHPHDRSRGEIGEMGGGGDCSPTSPGTNSQTSPDVNGSYNTKPGVGDSESEVVMNKDTGVTFCLGGDGLSVSEESRKVLCALVKEDNTQKEARPEAKYKVSVKHPSVSYINLFGQPLDHKVATIKDAASLSSPSIDTMTCIHPGPEELNLDMTVDFNSNICFTFDPKEDMPPPPNSPRTMLLILNSEAGSVSVNAKSVQDAIFPGSKAELNELCMEEDTDIIQDASLITDYPLDLTQSCMDMEDDMDTLPPAPQSPSPSNPMWRTTKAPRKQPNPSRSVDVGDPDFQGVTFRMQTELDDSREQYRLLITSRKYSEEPSSGPTRRSPRAGRSRSSQSSMRTSSSEESDPSSKNKICASCCTRKTPLWRDAEDGTPLCNACGIRYKKYKVRCLQCWHIPRKEGNSNSRCFKCGNLLRLATSHRKHST